In the genome of Flavobacteriaceae bacterium YJPT1-3, the window TCTTGATCAGGATCGCTTAGAAACCTGGAGCAACTCTAAAAAATTGATCGTACGACGAGAGGCTCAAATTTGTATCGTCAAACAATTAGGCTGGGCAGGGCTGGCCTCTCTCCAACATGTTCACTACCCCATTTCGCTTTGGCAGCAAATTCGAATTATTGAAAAGCTTAAAGCGTACCATCCGCAATTTGAAGAGGACAAATTGGAGAAACTACTCAATGCTGAGAATCCTTACCTCAAAGAATTGAGCTATCGAATCATCAAAGAATTTGATATTTTATCTCAAAGAGAACGTCTTTTGGAAGGAGCATTCTCGGAGTTTCCATTCTTAGCCGAGTCTAGTATTCAACTCCTCCGCGCCATGGGTGTCGATGCGGCAGAGATCAAACAAATTAGAGCAACAGTAAACCTTGACGTCACACCTGAATCGCTCCAAAAATTAGTTTAATGATTCCTTTCTCAATTCCTGTTCGCTATGTTTGAACCGTATCGTTCTATTCTGGAGGCCTTATTTCTAGGCTATGGTATCGCTCTATTTAGCTGCTATTTCTGCTTTGCTATTCTCGCCATTTTTGCGGTACGTTCCAACAAAAGGAAATCACAGTTTTTGAAGATTTCGGATATTCAAAAGTCTCAAGACTTACCGGGTATCACCCTTATCGCGCCTGCTTATAATGAAGCAAAGAGCATTGTGGTTAACGTGCGTTCTTTGCTCTCGATACAGTACCCGTATTACGATCTGATCATAGTAAACGATGGCAGTACAGACGACTCTTTAGATCAACTAAAAAAGGCCTATGATTTAGTGGAACGGCCGATGCCCCAAGGAGATTCCAGAATTAATACGCAGATCGCCAAGACCTATTACCGCAGTACCAATGCCAAATATCAACACCTCACGGTTATCGATAAAGTCAACGGCGGTCGGGCCGATGCCCTCAACTGTGGGATTAAATACGCTCAATCTGAATTGGTACTCTGTACGGATGCCGACTGTATCATTGAACAGGACGCCCTGCTTAAAATGGTGCGTCCCTTTTTGGAAGAAACCAAGGCTGAGGTGGTGGCTTGTGGCGCCGCGATCGGAATTGCCAATGATTCAGTGATCCGCAATGGAGTACTGAGTGAATTGCGGATGCCTAAAAGCTGGGTCGCGCGTATTCAAGTGGTAGAATACATCCGTGCTTTTCTCCTGGGTAGAATGGCCTGGAGTCAAATGGATGGCTTGCTTTTGGTCTCCGGTGCCTTTGGAATGTATCCGCGAAAGCGCGTTGTTGAAGTGGGCGGATTTGACCATAATACGGTGGGAGAGGATCTCGAACTCTGCATTCGTTTGCGCTCGTACATGACTGAAAATGACATGCCCTATGATGTGGTCTACCTTCCGGAAACGTTATGCTGGACGGAGGCTCCTGCTACTCCAAAAGTATACGCTACCCAGCGCGACCGTTGGGCACGAGGCTTGTGGGAGACCATCAAAAAGCACCGCAGGCTTTTTTTAAATTACAAATACAAGCAAATGGGCTTGTTCTTTTTCCCGTATTGGGTCTTTTTTGAATTGTGGGCACCTATCGTCGAATTTTTGGGATTTGTGCTTATCCTGATCTACCTGCTTTTAGGCCTGGTCAATCTTCCTTTCGCACTCTACCTCTTCTTGTTGGTCTATTTAGTGGGTTGCATCTTTTCCACTTTTTCGATCATGCTGTACACGATTAACTTTAAGCACTATGCTAAGCCCAAAATGATCATTCAACTACTCCTGGCGGCCTATGTGGAGAGTTTTTATACGCATCCAGTCATGCTCTATGCAGAGATGCGTGGTTACTTCAAAAAGGTCTTCCGGATCAAATCGGGTTGGGGGAATATGGTACGTAAAGGCTTCGTATCCAACTAAATTGCTGTCCTTGCTCTAAAACAAGTTAAAATCGATACCGGAGCACGGCTGCACCTATCCATTGATTTCCGGAGCCTGCTTCCCGGTCTTCCAGCAGGTATCCTCCCAACACTTGAAAGGAGTAGCGCTTCAACGATTTATTGAAGCCCAGGTTGAAATAATAGGCTTCCAGATCCGGATTGGAATTGATCTGGGTAAAACGGCTGCGATCATCTGGTGAAATACCAATGCCCAATCGGGCAAAAGCGTAATTCTCCGGATTGCTCAAGTAATAGCGAACATTGAGTTGGTAATTCTGGATGAAATTGTCCTCCTGCTGTGGTCCCAGGAATGCCCGTACGTTTACATAAAGGTTCGAAAAATAGGTGGTCACACCTACTACGGCCGAGTTGAAATTA includes:
- a CDS encoding glycosyltransferase yields the protein MFEPYRSILEALFLGYGIALFSCYFCFAILAIFAVRSNKRKSQFLKISDIQKSQDLPGITLIAPAYNEAKSIVVNVRSLLSIQYPYYDLIIVNDGSTDDSLDQLKKAYDLVERPMPQGDSRINTQIAKTYYRSTNAKYQHLTVIDKVNGGRADALNCGIKYAQSELVLCTDADCIIEQDALLKMVRPFLEETKAEVVACGAAIGIANDSVIRNGVLSELRMPKSWVARIQVVEYIRAFLLGRMAWSQMDGLLLVSGAFGMYPRKRVVEVGGFDHNTVGEDLELCIRLRSYMTENDMPYDVVYLPETLCWTEAPATPKVYATQRDRWARGLWETIKKHRRLFLNYKYKQMGLFFFPYWVFFELWAPIVEFLGFVLILIYLLLGLVNLPFALYLFLLVYLVGCIFSTFSIMLYTINFKHYAKPKMIIQLLLAAYVESFYTHPVMLYAEMRGYFKKVFRIKSGWGNMVRKGFVSN